In the Oryza glaberrima chromosome 6, OglaRS2, whole genome shotgun sequence genome, one interval contains:
- the LOC127776562 gene encoding LRR receptor kinase SERL2-like isoform X1, which produces MEAPFFFFLLLLLVSSSPSTARLSSYGVNTEVQALIEIKNLLEDPHGVLKSWDQNSVDPCSWALITCSPDSLVTTLEAPGQHLSGLLAPSIGDLTNLETVLLQNNNISGPIPAEIGKLANLKRLDLSSNQFRGEIPSSVGHLESLQYLRLNNNTLSGPIPSASANLSHLVFLDLSYNNLSGPIPASLARRYKISLLLQRSGESPHLRARLLQDGADGDVPLDQEDFTVQSVLQMLLTERANGEHRL; this is translated from the exons ATGGAGGcgcctttcttcttcttcctcctcctcctcctagtctcttcctccccttccaccgcccgcctctcctcctACGGCGTCAACACCGAAG TGCAAGCTCTGATCGAGATCAAGAACCTGCTCGAGGACCCCCATGGCGTGCTCAAGAGCTGGGATCAGAACTCCGTCGACCCCTGCAGCTGGGCCTTGATCACCTGCTCCCCGGACTCCCTCGTCACTACCCT GGAAGCTCCAGGCCAGCATCTCTCTGGCCTGCTCGCGCCAAGCATCGGCGACCTGACCAATCTTGAGACTGT TCTCCTGCAGAACAACAACATAAGTGGGCCAATCCCAGCAGAGATTGGCAAGCTGGCAAACCTCAAGAGACTTGATCTCTCCAGCAACCAATTCCGTGGTGAAATCCCCAGCTCTGTGGGCCACCTTGAGAGCCTCCAGTACTT GAGGCTGAACAACAACACCCTGTCTGGTCCAATTCCTTCTGCATCAGCTAACCTGTCGCACCTTGTTTTCCT AGATTTGTCATACAACAACCTGAGTGGTCCGATACCGGCATCATTGGCAAGAAGATACAA GATTTCTCTTCTCTTGCAGCGTAGTGGGGAATCCCCTCATCTGCGAGCAAGATTGCTACAGGATGGCGCCGATGGCGATGTTCCATTAGATCAAGAAGATTTTACTGTTCAGTCTGTTCTTCAAATGCTGCTTACTGAAAGGGCAAATGGAGAACACCGTCTCTAA
- the LOC127776562 gene encoding LRR receptor kinase SERL2-like isoform X2, translated as MEAPFFFFLLLLLVSSSPSTARLSSYGVNTEVQALIEIKNLLEDPHGVLKSWDQNSVDPCSWALITCSPDSLVTTLEAPGQHLSGLLAPSIGDLTNLETVLLQNNNISGPIPAEIGKLANLKRLDLSSNQFRGEIPSSVGHLESLQYLRLNNNTLSGPIPSASANLSHLVFLDLSYNNLSGPIPASLARRYNVVGNPLICEQDCYRMAPMAMFH; from the exons ATGGAGGcgcctttcttcttcttcctcctcctcctcctagtctcttcctccccttccaccgcccgcctctcctcctACGGCGTCAACACCGAAG TGCAAGCTCTGATCGAGATCAAGAACCTGCTCGAGGACCCCCATGGCGTGCTCAAGAGCTGGGATCAGAACTCCGTCGACCCCTGCAGCTGGGCCTTGATCACCTGCTCCCCGGACTCCCTCGTCACTACCCT GGAAGCTCCAGGCCAGCATCTCTCTGGCCTGCTCGCGCCAAGCATCGGCGACCTGACCAATCTTGAGACTGT TCTCCTGCAGAACAACAACATAAGTGGGCCAATCCCAGCAGAGATTGGCAAGCTGGCAAACCTCAAGAGACTTGATCTCTCCAGCAACCAATTCCGTGGTGAAATCCCCAGCTCTGTGGGCCACCTTGAGAGCCTCCAGTACTT GAGGCTGAACAACAACACCCTGTCTGGTCCAATTCCTTCTGCATCAGCTAACCTGTCGCACCTTGTTTTCCT AGATTTGTCATACAACAACCTGAGTGGTCCGATACCGGCATCATTGGCAAGAAGATACAA CGTAGTGGGGAATCCCCTCATCTGCGAGCAAGATTGCTACAGGATGGCGCCGATGGCGATGTTCCATTAG